One genomic segment of Erythrolamprus reginae isolate rEryReg1 chromosome 2, rEryReg1.hap1, whole genome shotgun sequence includes these proteins:
- the LOC139158613 gene encoding urotensin-2 receptor-like — MRMDEFSSTVRVATDIETGSPLRSNPNISSNNTWGEAFSASSLEDIVATCTIGTILSLMCIIGVTGNVYTLVVMCHYMRSSASMYIYIINLALADLLYLLTIPFIVGTYFIQEWYFGDTGCRILFSLDFLTMHASIFTLMVMSTERYFAVLKPLDTVKRSKSYRKAIALIIWVASLLLTLPMLIMIQLVQGEKNICLPTWSKLSYKIYITILFCTSIVGPGVIIGYLYVRLARTYWVSQTTSLKETKRLPNQKVLYLIFTIVLVFWACFLPFWIWQLLFQYCEPLPVSPKATRNINYLTTCLTYSNSCINPFLYTLLTKNYKEYLRNRQRSFHSSRNYFQRRNRFQRISGRSLSTTSQHCTETFMLPPIPGGSNSP; from the coding sequence atgAGAATGGATGAATTCTCCTCCACCGTTAGAGTGGCCACAGACATAGAAACTGGCAGCCCGCTCAGAAGCAACCCTAATATTTCGTCCAACAACACATGGGGTGAGGCCTTCTCTGCCAGCTCTTTGGAGGACATCGTAGCCACCTGCACCATCGGGACCATTCTGTCTCTTATGTGCATAATTGGAGTGACAGGCAATGTCTACACCTTGGTTGTGATGTGCCACTACATGAGGTCCTCTGCCTCCATGTACATCTACATCATCAACTTGGCCCTAGCAGACCTGCTCTACCTTCTCACTATTCCTTTCATTGTAGGGACTTACTTCATTCAAGAATGGTACTTTGGAGATACAGGTTGCCGGATCCTTTTCAGCTTGGATTTCCTCACCATGCACGCTAGCATTTTCACTTTGATGGTGATGAGCACGGAGAGATATTTTGCGGTGCTGAAGCCTTTGGACACTGTGAAGAGATCGAAGAGTTATCGGAAAGCAATTGCCCTCATTATCTGGGTAGCATCTCTGCTCCTTACCCTGCCAATGCTGATCATGATCCAGCTGGTGCAAGGAGAGAAGAATATCTGCCTCCCCACCTGGAGCAAGTTGTCTTACAAGATCTACATCACCATTCTCTTCTGCACCAGCATTGTTGGCCCTGGTGTCATCATCGGGTACCTCTATGTTAGACTAGCAAGAACCTACTGGGTATCCCAGACCACTTCCTTGAAAGAGACCAAGCGGCTACCCAATCAAAAAGTCCTCTACTTAATCTTCACTATTGTGCTGGTCTTCTGGGCTTGCTTCTTGCCGTTCTGGATCTGGCAGCTACTCTTCCAGTACTGCGAGCCTCTTCCCGTGTCTCCTAAAGCCACTAGGAACATCAACTACCTGACCACCTGCCTGACCTACAGCAACAGTTGCATCAACCCTTTCCTCTACACCTTGCTGACCAAGAACTACAAAGAATATTTGAGGAACAGGCAGCGTTCTTTTCACAGCAGCCGCAATTATTTCCAGAGAAGGAACCGGTTTCAAAGGATTTCTGGGAGATCCTTGTCAACAACCAGCCAGCATTGCACAGAGACGTTTATGCTCCCACCCATTCCAGGGGGAAGTAATAGCCCATGA